The sequence ATATCGAAGGAAGGGCAGGAGGCGATTGCTTCATTCAAAGACGCCAACGGCAATGCCCTTTTCATCCCCAATGCAAAGTAACGACGGGGCCCTGCCCGGAGTTGAGCGGATGAGCGTTCTCATTCATGCCCTGCGGGACTATGCCGTTCAGAACGCTCGGGCTTACTATGAGGAGCATCTCTTCCAGACCTATTGCGCCCCCTGCCTTGCCACATGGGACGCCTTTGCATGGTTCGAGGTCGTCCAGGACTGGGAACTTGTCGATTTCCTCACCTCAGGCACGGTTAAGGCGGATCGGTTGCTGAGGAGTCTTCAGGCATGTCTTCAATGGTATGGACAGACAGAGATTGATGACATTCTTGCGCGCATGGACACGGCAAGGATAAGAAACTGAGGGAGACGAAATCAGGGTGGGGCGCGTTCAGAAACGGGGCGCACAACCCTTCTGTCCCGCATCTTTGATCCGGGCTCTCTTGAGACAATGAGTTCGATACTGGAGGGATTGAGCAAGGCCTTTTCCCTTATTCTGCATCTCAATGCAGAACTGCTGGGCATTATCGTGCTCTCCATTGAGGTATCAGGGACTGCCCTTCTTATTGCTACGCTCTTGGGGCTTCCCCTCGGTGCTCTCCTCGGATTCAGGAAGTTTCCCTTAAAAGGTCTTTTCATCAGTGTCATGAATACCCTTATGGGACTGCCCCCTGTGGTTGTCGGTCTCTTTGTTTATCTTTTGCTTTCAAGAAGCGGACCCTTTGGTTTCCTGTCGCTCCTCTATACCCCCGAGGCCATGGTTCTTGCCCAGAGTATCCTTGCCTTTCCTATCGTCACGTCACTAAGCCATTCAGCAATCACCAGTGTTGATCCGATCATTCGACAGGCTTCCATGACCCTCGGGGCTACCCCTTTTCAGATCTCATTCAGGATCATAAGAGAGGCCCGCTACGGAATCATGTCCGGGATCATTGCGGCCTTTGGAAGGGTCATGGCTGAAGTGGGTGCAATACTCATTGTCGGTGGAAACATCGCGGGTTTTACAAGGGTGATGACGACAACCATAGCCCTCGAGACCGACAAGGGCAACTTTGAACTTGCCCTTGCCCTCGGCGTCATACTCCTGGCAATTTCGCTGTCGATAAATTCCGTTCTCCACGTCATCCAAAAGAAAGGCTCGATCGGAGGAAACAGATGAGCCTGAGACTCGATGCCTCGAATATCGGGAAGGTATACAACGGCAACGAGGTATTGAGAGACTGCTCTTTTTCATTCCATGAAAAGGGTATCTACGTCTTGACCGGAATGAACGGCTGCGGCAAATCTACTTTCCTCAGGATCTGCGCCCTTATCGAGACCCCCGACAGCGGTGAAGTAAGGTATCTTGCCGACGGGAAGAGGGTGGAGAACGATCTGGCAGTCAGACGGAGGATAACCCTGGTGCTTCCTAGGGTGGGAGTTTTCAACAGCACGGTCTTAAAGAATGTAGCATATGGATTGACAATCCGTGGAATAAGGCAGGACGAGGCGGAAAGGAAAGTCAGCAGCGCCCTTGAGTTTGTGGGTTTGAGTAACAAGAGAGAACAGAACGCCTTGACTCTTTCGAGCGGAGAGACGCAGCGCCTCGGCATTGCGAGGGCATTGGTTATAGAGCCTGAGATCCTCTTCCTCGACGAGCCGACGGCCTCTGTCGACCTCAAGAACACCGAGATCATAGAAAACATCATCCTGGAGATGAGAAAGAGTAGCCGTGCGATCGTCATCATCGCGACCCATGACAGAGGGCAGGCACAGAGACTTGCGGACCGCCTCCTGGTAATGCGTGACGGAAAGATCACAGTCAGTCCTTCCTCGGGTGCCTGCCTTTCCGAAAAACGACAGTTTTAAGCCAACTGAATCCTTTTTTTGAGCGCCCTTTTTGTTGTCGTAGACGATTCTTCTCATTACCCGGCACAAAGGAGATTGTCAGAGTCCGGAGGAGAATATTATACTAACGCTTATGGATGAACATGGACGCAAGGAGAAGGTGATAACGATTACCTACGCTATCACTTCTTCTTCAGGAGAGATCGGGAAGATTGCGGAAGAAATAGCCCTGGAACAGACTGTCGAAGTT comes from Thermodesulfovibrionales bacterium and encodes:
- a CDS encoding ABC transporter permease, producing the protein MSSILEGLSKAFSLILHLNAELLGIIVLSIEVSGTALLIATLLGLPLGALLGFRKFPLKGLFISVMNTLMGLPPVVVGLFVYLLLSRSGPFGFLSLLYTPEAMVLAQSILAFPIVTSLSHSAITSVDPIIRQASMTLGATPFQISFRIIREARYGIMSGIIAAFGRVMAEVGAILIVGGNIAGFTRVMTTTIALETDKGNFELALALGVILLAISLSINSVLHVIQKKGSIGGNR
- a CDS encoding ATP-binding cassette domain-containing protein, producing the protein MSLRLDASNIGKVYNGNEVLRDCSFSFHEKGIYVLTGMNGCGKSTFLRICALIETPDSGEVRYLADGKRVENDLAVRRRITLVLPRVGVFNSTVLKNVAYGLTIRGIRQDEAERKVSSALEFVGLSNKREQNALTLSSGETQRLGIARALVIEPEILFLDEPTASVDLKNTEIIENIILEMRKSSRAIVIIATHDRGQAQRLADRLLVMRDGKITVSPSSGACLSEKRQF